In Oncorhynchus nerka isolate Pitt River linkage group LG26, Oner_Uvic_2.0, whole genome shotgun sequence, one DNA window encodes the following:
- the LOC115110362 gene encoding hemoglobin subunit beta-1-like encodes MVDWTDTEKTTISAVWGKVDINEVGPLALGRVLIVYPWTQRYFGSFGDVSTPAAIMGNPKVAAHGKVVCGALDKAVKNMGNILATYKSLSETHANKLFVDPENFRVLADVLTIVIAAKFGASFTPEIQATWQKFMKVVVAAMGSRYF; translated from the exons ATGGTTGactggacagacacagagaagaCCACCATCAGTGCTGTCTGGGGCAAAGTAGATATCAATGAGGTCGGACCACTGGCTCTGGGAAG AGTCCTGATCGTCTACCCCTGGACTCAGCGTTATTTCGGCTCTTTCGGAGATGTGTCCACTCCCGCAGCAATCATGGGCAACCCCAAAGTTGCTGCTCACGGCAAGGTCGTGTGTGGAGCTCTGGATAAAGCTGTGAAGAACATGGGCAACATCTTGGCCACATACAAGTCACTGAGCGAGACCCACGCTAACAAACTCTTCGTCGACCCTGAAAATTTCAGG GTGTTGGCTGACGTCCTCACAATTGTCATTGCCGCCAAGTTCGGAGCCTCTTTCACTCCTGAAATCCAGGCAACCTGGCAGAAGTTCATGAAAGTGGTTGTCGCAGCCATGGGCAGTCGGTACTTCTAA
- the LOC115110364 gene encoding hemoglobin subunit alpha-like, whose protein sequence is MSLTAKDKSVVKAFWGKISGKADVVGAEALGRMLTAYPQTKTYFSHWADLSPGSGPVKKHGSTIMGAIGNAVGVIDDLVGGLSALSDLHAFKLRVDPGNFKILSHNILVTLAIHFPADFTPEVHIAVDKFLAALSAALADKYR, encoded by the exons ATGAGTCTGACAGCAAAGGACAAATCTGTAGTCAAGGCCTTCTGGGGCAAGATTAGTGGAAAGGCAGATGTCGTCGGTGCTGAGGCTTTGGGAAG GATGCTGACCGCCTACCCCCAGACTAAGACCTACTTCTCCCACTGGGCAGACCTGAGCCCCGGCTCTGGGCCAGTCAAGAAGCATGGAAGCACCATCATGGGTGCAATTGGTAATGCTGTCGGAGTGATCGACGACCTCGTCGGAGGACTGAGTGCTCTCAGCGATTTGCACGCCTTCAAACTGCGCGTTGACCCTGGCAATTTCAAG ATCCTGTCCCACAACATCCTTGTGACCCTGGCTATTCACTTCCCTGCGGATTTCACTCCCGAAGTGCACATTGCTGTGGATAAATTCCTTGCAGCCTTGTCCGCTGCCCTGGCTGACAAATACAGATAG
- the LOC115110360 gene encoding hemoglobin subunit beta produces MVDWTDAERSAIVGLWGKISVDEIGPQALARLLIVSPWTQRHFSTFGNLSTPAAIMGNPAVAKHGKTVMHGLDRAVQNLDDIKNTYAALSVMHSEKLHVDPDNFRLLADCITVCVAAKLGPAVFNADTQEAFQKFLAVVVSALGRQYH; encoded by the exons ATGGTCGACTGGACAGATGCTGAGCGCAGTGCCATCGTAGGCCTGTGGGGAAAGATCAGCGTGGATGAGATCGGACCCCAGGCCCTGGCCAG ACTTCTGATCGTGTCTCCATGGACTCAGAGGCACTTTAGCACCTTCGGCAACCTATCCACACCCGCTGCCATCATGGGTAACCCCGCTGTGGCCAAGCACGGAAAGACCGTGATGCACGGACTGGACAGAGCTGTGCAGAACCTGGATGACATCAAGAACACCTATGCTGCACTGAGTGTGATGCACTCCGAGAAACTGCACGTGGATCCCGACAACTTCAGG CTCCTTGCCGACTGCATCACCGTGTGCGTGGCCGCCAAGCTCGGTCCCGCCGTTTTCAATGCTGATACTCAGGAAGCCTTCCAGAAGTTCCTGGCTGTCGTTGTGTCCGCTCTTGGCAGACAGTACCACTAG
- the LOC115110359 gene encoding hemoglobin subunit alpha-4-like, producing MSLSAKDKANVKAIWGKILPKSDEIGEQALSRMLVVYPQTKAYFSHWASVAPGSAPVKKHGITIMNQIDECVGNLDDLFGFLSKLSELHATKLRVDPTNFKILAHNLIVVVAAYFPAEFTPEIHLSVDKFLQQLALALAEKYR from the exons ATGAGTCTCTCAGCCAAGGACAAAGCCAACGTGAAGGCCATCTGGGGCAAGATCCTCCCTAAATCCGATGAGATTGGAGAACAGGCTCTTTCCAG GATGCTTGTCGTCTACCCCCAGACCAAGGCCTACTTCTCCCACTGGGCTTCCGTGGCCCCCGGTTCCGCTCCAGTGAAGAAGCACGGCATCACCATCATGAATCAAATCGATGAATGTGTTGGTAACTTGGACGATCTCTTTGGTTTCTTGTCCAAACTCAGTGAACTGCACGCCACCAAGCTGAGGGTGGATCCCACTAACTTCAAG ATTCTGGCTCACAACCTGATTGTGGTCGTTGCCGCCTACTTCCCCGCCGAATTCACCCCCGAGATCCATTTGTCCGTGGACAAGTTCCTGCAACAACTGGCTCTGGCCCTTGCGGAGAAGTACCGCTAA